In Rhodospirillum rubrum ATCC 11170, a genomic segment contains:
- a CDS encoding acyl-homoserine-lactone synthase: protein MVILTDRENAICNAFLLHSFSELRHEVFVNRLKWPLQCPPGREIDRFDDQDAVYMTISGVGGRVVAGLRLLDTVKRSLLNEVFPMLVDGPLPRDPKVMDVTRFAVDHRPEYVEGTGNLCGLLLCALQDYGLARGLTGYVSVSDVRMEPILRRGGYRFRRMGGMIEMDGTGVVALEVEISPEVRAIARRRAGVSERVLVDERLRSAA, encoded by the coding sequence ATGGTCATCTTGACGGATCGGGAAAACGCGATTTGCAACGCGTTTCTGCTCCATTCTTTCTCCGAATTGCGCCACGAGGTTTTTGTTAATCGCCTGAAATGGCCTTTGCAATGTCCCCCGGGCCGGGAAATCGACCGTTTTGATGATCAGGATGCCGTCTATATGACGATTTCCGGCGTCGGGGGCCGGGTGGTCGCCGGATTGCGGCTGCTTGATACCGTCAAACGCAGCCTGTTGAACGAGGTTTTTCCGATGTTGGTCGACGGGCCGCTGCCCCGCGACCCCAAGGTGATGGATGTGACCCGTTTCGCCGTGGATCACCGGCCGGAATACGTGGAGGGAACGGGCAATCTGTGCGGACTGCTGCTGTGCGCCTTGCAAGATTACGGCTTGGCCCGGGGGTTGACCGGCTATGTCTCGGTCTCGGACGTGCGGATGGAGCCGATCCTGCGGCGCGGCGGTTACCGCTTCCGCCGCATGGGCGGCATGATCGAGATGGACGGCACCGGGGTGGTGGCCCTGGAGGTGGAGATTTCCCCCGAGGTGCGGGCGATCGCCCGGCGGCGGGCGGGTGTGAGCGAGCGGGTGCTGGTGGATGAGCGTTTGAGGAGCGCAGCGTGA
- a CDS encoding GGDEF domain-containing protein, translated as MLSPHEARDRHRHDVITRSLLVGALLCAIFAPFDFFLTGYWVDATVEALGAATLLALGVFLRRGGDRLVAALIGHIIGGAVILTVVLGGKAQDAVFSWAVLFPVLPFFVLGQRLGLLVSIVFATTATVGVTILAVLDGAQGFSWIAPFNLAGALAGCTVLAYFYEGTRAKAARQLETLAKSDPLTGLANRRGLLDAFGGAVLTRSRAPHRLSLLVLDLDHFKSINDRYGHEAGDGVLCHVAHVIKGMIRANDLIARIGGEEFALLLPDTDLAGAREVAEKIRKAIESTALIGPGGSLSVTVSIGVAELDPQYPDFAALFSSADHRLYQAKKAGRNRVSAAT; from the coding sequence ATGCTTTCCCCCCATGAGGCCAGGGACCGCCATCGCCACGATGTCATCACTCGCAGCCTCCTTGTCGGCGCCTTGCTCTGCGCGATCTTCGCGCCTTTCGATTTCTTTCTCACCGGCTATTGGGTCGACGCGACGGTCGAGGCGCTGGGAGCGGCGACGCTGCTTGCGCTGGGGGTCTTTCTGCGCCGGGGCGGCGATCGGCTGGTCGCCGCCCTGATCGGCCATATCATCGGCGGGGCGGTGATTCTGACCGTGGTGTTGGGGGGGAAGGCCCAAGACGCGGTTTTTTCCTGGGCCGTGCTGTTTCCGGTGCTTCCCTTCTTCGTTCTCGGCCAACGGCTGGGGCTGTTGGTCTCCATCGTGTTCGCGACCACGGCGACGGTCGGCGTCACCATCCTGGCCGTCCTTGACGGAGCGCAAGGCTTCTCGTGGATCGCGCCCTTCAATCTGGCCGGTGCCCTGGCCGGCTGCACGGTGCTGGCTTATTTCTATGAAGGAACCCGCGCCAAAGCGGCGCGGCAGCTTGAAACCCTGGCGAAATCCGATCCGCTGACCGGTCTTGCCAACCGCCGGGGCCTGCTTGACGCCTTCGGCGGCGCCGTTCTGACGCGCTCCCGGGCGCCGCACCGGCTTTCGCTGCTGGTCCTTGATCTCGATCATTTCAAAAGCATCAATGACCGCTACGGCCACGAGGCCGGCGATGGGGTGCTTTGTCATGTGGCGCATGTGATCAAGGGGATGATACGCGCCAACGACCTGATCGCACGCATCGGCGGCGAGGAATTCGCCCTTTTGCTGCCCGATACGGATTTGGCCGGGGCCCGCGAGGTGGCCGAAAAGATCCGCAAGGCCATCGAAAGCACCGCCCTGATCGGCCCTGGCGGCTCCTTGTCCGTCACCGTTAGCATCGGCGTCGCCGAACTCGATCCCCAATACCCGGACTTCGCCGCGCTTTTCTCTTCCGCCGACCACCGGCTGTATCAGGCCAAGAAGGCCGGCCGCAATCGGGTGAGCGCCGCCACCTGA
- a CDS encoding helix-turn-helix transcriptional regulator translates to MMSGGDDILGSFLEALNGTSDSADLTTLLTGTFARLGFPHSCYHVVRLEGAGARLPYVLHNYKDSWSEHYFREGFLEIDPVLATCPDRQLPFLWSEAIAPESLSHDQRRMFSDARDAGLHDGYSVPIRGSHGEFATVTVIPEQGGDAARRLIGEQKHLVHLLALYFDRHARSTVINARLSSRRRKTVLSPREQEMLRWAALGKTSWEIAEIAGISTKSVEFHLDNAKKKLGTYSKTHAVVKALTLGLVTMDGLAEPSSRG, encoded by the coding sequence ATGATGTCTGGCGGCGACGATATTCTTGGGTCTTTTCTAGAAGCTCTCAATGGCACCTCCGACAGCGCCGATCTGACGACGTTACTGACCGGTACCTTCGCCAGGCTGGGCTTTCCCCATTCCTGTTATCACGTGGTCCGCCTTGAAGGCGCGGGCGCCCGCCTGCCCTATGTTCTGCACAACTACAAGGACTCGTGGAGCGAACACTACTTCCGCGAGGGCTTCCTTGAGATCGATCCCGTCTTGGCCACCTGTCCCGACCGTCAGCTTCCCTTCCTGTGGTCCGAGGCGATCGCACCCGAGTCCCTCAGCCACGATCAACGCCGGATGTTTTCCGACGCCCGGGATGCCGGATTGCACGACGGCTATTCGGTGCCGATTCGCGGCAGTCACGGCGAATTCGCCACGGTGACGGTGATCCCCGAACAAGGCGGCGACGCCGCCCGCCGGCTGATCGGCGAGCAAAAGCACCTTGTGCATCTGTTGGCGCTTTATTTCGACCGCCATGCCCGCAGCACGGTGATCAACGCCCGGCTGTCGTCACGTCGGCGCAAGACCGTGCTGTCCCCACGCGAGCAGGAGATGCTGCGCTGGGCGGCGCTCGGCAAGACCTCGTGGGAAATCGCCGAAATCGCCGGAATTTCGACGAAAAGCGTCGAGTTTCACCTGGATAACGCCAAAAAGAAGCTGGGGACCTATTCCAAGACCCACGCCGTGGTCAAGGCCCTGACCCTGGGGCTGGTCACCATGGATGGCCTTGCCGAGCCTTCTTCGCGCGGATAA
- a CDS encoding circularly permuted type 2 ATP-grasp protein has translation MPPRPFDEMTNPDGGIRSPYGLYSDWVNQTPLDVLRQKHAQADVLFRRIGITFAVYGDNQGGERLIPFDVVPRIISKKEWDILSRGVCQRVDALNRFIYDVYHDQEILKAGKVPKGLVRNNGQFRKEMVGFTPPRNLYVQIAGIDIVRTAENEFHVLEDNLRTPSGVSYMLENRDVMTRLFPELFNRHPVAPVNHYAQELLKTLQYSAPDHADNPTVVVLTPGQYNSAYFEHAFLADEMGIELVQGQDLFVEGGHVYMRTIAGPQRVDVIYRRIDDDFLDPLAFRKDSMLGVPGLFEAYRSGAVTLANAIGTGIADDKAIYDFVPGMIEFYLGEKPILRNVPTYHLDDDDDRAYVLEHLAELVVKEVHGSGGYGMLVGPRASRQQISDYRDRILADPANFIAQPTLALSTCPTFVDQGLAPRHVDLRPFVLAGKTTQVVPGGLTRVALEKDSLVVNSSQGGGTKDTWVLER, from the coding sequence ATGCCGCCGAGGCCTTTTGACGAGATGACCAATCCGGACGGGGGCATCCGCTCCCCTTACGGGCTTTATAGCGACTGGGTCAACCAGACTCCGCTTGATGTCCTGCGGCAAAAACACGCCCAGGCCGATGTGCTGTTTCGCCGCATCGGCATCACCTTCGCGGTTTATGGGGACAATCAGGGTGGCGAGCGGCTGATCCCCTTCGACGTGGTGCCGCGCATCATCAGCAAAAAGGAATGGGACATCCTGTCGCGCGGTGTCTGCCAGCGGGTCGACGCCTTGAACCGCTTCATTTACGACGTCTATCACGATCAGGAGATCCTGAAGGCCGGCAAGGTGCCTAAGGGGCTGGTGCGCAACAACGGCCAGTTCCGCAAGGAGATGGTCGGCTTCACGCCGCCGCGAAACCTCTATGTGCAGATCGCCGGCATCGACATCGTGCGCACCGCCGAGAACGAGTTCCATGTGCTCGAGGATAATCTGCGCACGCCCTCGGGGGTGTCCTACATGCTGGAGAACCGCGATGTGATGACGCGGCTGTTTCCCGAGCTGTTCAACCGTCACCCGGTGGCCCCGGTCAATCATTACGCCCAGGAACTGTTGAAAACGCTCCAGTACAGCGCTCCCGACCATGCCGATAATCCCACCGTTGTTGTGCTGACCCCGGGCCAGTACAACAGCGCCTATTTCGAGCACGCCTTCCTCGCCGACGAGATGGGGATCGAACTGGTTCAGGGGCAGGATCTGTTCGTCGAAGGCGGCCATGTTTACATGCGCACCATCGCCGGGCCCCAGCGCGTCGATGTGATCTATCGGCGGATCGACGACGATTTCCTTGATCCGCTGGCCTTCCGCAAGGACTCGATGCTGGGCGTGCCCGGCTTGTTCGAGGCCTATCGCAGCGGCGCCGTCACCCTGGCCAACGCCATCGGCACCGGCATCGCCGATGACAAGGCGATCTATGACTTCGTCCCGGGGATGATCGAATTCTACCTGGGCGAAAAGCCGATCCTGCGCAACGTGCCGACCTACCACCTCGATGACGACGACGACCGCGCCTATGTGCTTGAGCATCTGGCGGAGTTGGTGGTCAAGGAGGTCCATGGCTCGGGCGGCTATGGCATGCTGGTCGGCCCGAGGGCCAGCCGTCAGCAGATCAGCGATTATCGGGATCGGATCCTGGCCGATCCGGCCAATTTCATCGCCCAGCCGACACTCGCCCTCTCAACCTGCCCGACCTTTGTCGATCAGGGGCTGGCGCCCCGCCACGTCGATTTGCGGCCCTTCGTGCTGGCGGGCAAGACCACCCAGGTGGTGCCCGGCGGGCTGACCCGGGTGGCGCTTGAAAAAGACTCGCTGGTGGTCAATTCCTCGCAAGGGGGTGGCACCAAGGACACCTGGGTATTGGAGCGCTGA
- a CDS encoding helix-turn-helix domain-containing protein, with the protein MRKGKQADVRPYSSDNPDPLDKEVGRRLRLRRKLLGLSQQQLADAVGITFQQVQKYERGVNRLSSSRLWDFATILGVSVSFFFEDLEAADVDRTIPRARRDAQDETITQTTAEDPLVRTETLELCYAFWATTPRVRKRYLDFLKTAATLEKPLYEAPEGTQVPTPQEIAAERVILPGAAT; encoded by the coding sequence ATGCGTAAAGGCAAGCAAGCGGACGTGCGGCCCTACTCCAGCGACAACCCCGACCCCCTCGACAAGGAAGTCGGGCGGCGGTTGCGACTGCGCCGTAAGCTTCTCGGGTTGAGCCAGCAGCAGTTGGCCGATGCGGTCGGCATCACGTTTCAGCAGGTGCAGAAGTACGAGCGCGGCGTCAACCGCCTGAGTTCCAGCCGTCTGTGGGATTTCGCGACGATTCTTGGCGTCAGCGTCTCGTTCTTCTTCGAAGATCTGGAAGCCGCCGATGTCGATCGGACGATTCCGCGCGCCCGCCGCGACGCCCAGGATGAAACGATCACCCAGACCACCGCCGAAGATCCGCTGGTCCGCACCGAAACCCTGGAACTGTGTTACGCCTTCTGGGCGACGACGCCGCGAGTGCGCAAGCGCTATCTTGATTTCCTGAAGACCGCCGCCACCCTGGAAAAGCCCCTCTACGAAGCCCCCGAGGGCACCCAGGTTCCCACGCCCCAGGAAATCGCGGCCGAGCGCGTCATTCTTCCCGGCGCCGCGACCTGA
- a CDS encoding transglycosylase domain-containing protein: MARRPQTDRMAPVFEASAPSRPPLIAERVVPELSDDAPRRAAPSPRPPPRRRKPGRSPARKAPRRPRRRWVWPLIRLMLVGVIWMVIGLAGVVVWFGHDLPDPVTSANVTRRPSVTLLAADGSQLASFGDIQGDTVRTSDVPRALVLAILATEDRRFFKHFGLDLVGIARASVVNLRAGRVVQGGSTLTQQVAKNLFLTHDRTFKRKIQEVLLALWLEQTFTKDQILSLYLNRVYLGAGTHGVDAAARRYFDQPVGQINLYQAALLAGLPKAPSRLNPVTNPDGSRVRTLQVLQNMVEAKMITPALAKQAAALADGAIPGARRGGMGSYFADWILERVDDFAGPRDRDLIVRTTLDPVQQRSAEAAVAGLLAEKGAAMKASQAALVALAPDGAVTAMVGGRDHATSPFNRAAQARRQPGSAFKPFVFLAGLEAGLTPSTMMDDAPITVNGWSPGNYKDKYKGRVSLTQAFAQSLNTVAVRVSETAGRGAVVKVAHRLGVIGSLSPLPSIALGVFEVSPLDLTAAYAPFANGGYAVVPHGILSIADRDGGLLYERQDSGPRRVVAPELARSMDTMLGAVVSWGTGRAAGLPDRTARGKTGTSQGYRDAWFVGYAGKTLAGVWVGNDDGTPMRDVTGGILPTQIWHAFMLNAP; encoded by the coding sequence ATGGCTCGCAGACCCCAAACAGACCGCATGGCGCCCGTTTTCGAGGCCTCCGCCCCCTCCCGCCCGCCGCTGATCGCCGAGCGGGTGGTGCCGGAGCTAAGCGACGACGCGCCCCGACGCGCCGCCCCCTCGCCGCGCCCGCCGCCCCGTCGCCGCAAGCCCGGTCGCTCACCGGCGCGCAAGGCGCCGCGCCGGCCGCGGCGGCGGTGGGTTTGGCCGCTGATCCGCCTGATGCTGGTCGGGGTGATCTGGATGGTGATCGGTCTGGCCGGGGTGGTCGTATGGTTCGGCCATGACCTGCCCGACCCGGTGACGTCGGCCAATGTGACGCGGCGGCCCTCGGTGACGCTGCTTGCCGCCGATGGCAGCCAATTGGCCTCCTTTGGCGATATCCAGGGCGATACCGTGCGCACGAGCGACGTGCCCCGCGCCCTGGTTCTGGCGATTCTCGCCACCGAGGACCGGCGGTTCTTCAAGCATTTCGGCCTGGATCTGGTGGGTATCGCCCGCGCCAGCGTGGTCAACCTGCGGGCGGGGCGGGTGGTCCAGGGCGGATCGACGCTCACCCAGCAGGTCGCCAAGAACCTGTTCCTGACCCACGACCGCACCTTCAAACGCAAGATCCAGGAGGTCTTGCTGGCGCTGTGGCTGGAACAAACCTTCACCAAGGACCAGATTCTCAGCCTTTATCTCAACCGCGTTTATCTGGGCGCGGGCACCCACGGCGTCGATGCGGCGGCGCGGCGCTACTTCGACCAGCCGGTGGGGCAGATCAATCTTTACCAAGCGGCGTTGCTGGCCGGGCTGCCCAAGGCGCCCTCGCGCCTGAACCCGGTGACCAATCCCGACGGATCGCGGGTTCGCACCCTTCAGGTGCTGCAAAACATGGTCGAGGCCAAGATGATCACCCCGGCCCTGGCCAAACAGGCCGCGGCCTTGGCCGACGGGGCGATTCCCGGCGCCCGGCGCGGCGGCATGGGCAGTTATTTCGCCGATTGGATCCTTGAGCGCGTCGATGATTTCGCCGGCCCCCGCGACCGCGATCTGATCGTGCGAACCACCCTTGATCCGGTGCAGCAGCGCTCGGCCGAGGCGGCGGTGGCCGGGCTGCTCGCCGAAAAAGGCGCGGCGATGAAGGCCAGTCAGGCCGCCCTGGTCGCCCTCGCCCCCGATGGCGCGGTGACGGCGATGGTGGGGGGGCGCGATCACGCGACCAGCCCGTTCAACCGGGCGGCCCAGGCCCGCCGCCAGCCGGGCAGCGCCTTCAAGCCCTTCGTCTTTCTGGCGGGGCTGGAAGCTGGGCTGACGCCCTCGACGATGATGGACGACGCGCCGATCACGGTGAACGGCTGGTCGCCGGGCAATTACAAGGACAAATACAAGGGGCGGGTCAGCCTGACCCAGGCCTTCGCCCAGTCGCTCAATACGGTGGCGGTGCGGGTGAGCGAAACCGCCGGGCGCGGCGCCGTGGTCAAGGTCGCCCATCGCCTGGGGGTTATCGGATCGCTCTCGCCCCTGCCCTCGATCGCGCTCGGCGTCTTCGAGGTCTCGCCGCTGGATCTGACGGCGGCCTATGCCCCCTTCGCCAACGGCGGTTATGCGGTGGTGCCCCACGGCATTCTGAGCATCGCCGATCGCGATGGCGGCCTGCTCTATGAACGCCAGGACAGCGGGCCGCGCCGGGTTGTGGCGCCCGAACTCGCCCGGTCGATGGATACGATGCTAGGCGCCGTGGTGTCCTGGGGAACCGGACGGGCGGCGGGGCTGCCCGATCGCACGGCGCGCGGCAAGACCGGAACCAGCCAGGGATACCGCGACGCTTGGTTCGTCGGCTATGCCGGCAAAACCCTGGCCGGAGTCTGGGTCGGCAATGACGATGGCACGCCGATGCGCGATGTCACCGGCGGTATTCTGCCCACGCAGATCTGGCATGCCTTCATGCTGAACGCCCCGTAA
- a CDS encoding RrF2 family transcriptional regulator: MISQKAKYGFRALFALADAEGGQLRIEDIAERQRIPRKFLEQILLDLKHHGLVVSFRGKNGGYALRRDPKDISFTEVLRLIDGPIAPLPCLSRTAYRACEDCEGETACRMRLVFGAAYDRMLEVLETTSLGDAMNGRLGGGLSPLIDDTDTPAAPRALNA, encoded by the coding sequence GTGATATCGCAAAAAGCCAAATACGGGTTTCGGGCTCTCTTCGCTTTGGCCGATGCAGAGGGCGGCCAGTTGAGGATCGAGGATATCGCCGAGCGCCAGCGTATTCCGCGCAAGTTCCTCGAACAGATCCTGCTTGACCTGAAACACCATGGGCTGGTCGTCAGCTTCCGTGGCAAGAATGGCGGCTATGCCCTGCGCCGCGATCCCAAGGATATTTCCTTCACCGAGGTCCTTCGCCTGATCGACGGACCGATCGCCCCCCTGCCCTGCCTCAGCCGCACCGCCTATCGCGCCTGCGAGGATTGCGAGGGCGAGACGGCCTGCCGGATGCGCCTGGTGTTCGGGGCGGCTTACGACCGCATGCTCGAGGTTCTGGAAACCACCAGCCTGGGCGATGCGATGAACGGCCGCCTTGGCGGCGGTCTGTCGCCGCTGATCGACGACACCGACACCCCCGCCGCCCCCCGCGCCCTCAACGCCTGA
- a CDS encoding ribbon-helix-helix protein, CopG family gives MRLPPLPEDLRVRLDALAKRAGKSTEDCVAQAIAEYVENWEAYHRAVDALREDEPRPILTEAPL, from the coding sequence ATGAGACTACCCCCCTTGCCCGAAGATCTTCGGGTCCGGCTGGATGCCCTGGCCAAAAGGGCAGGAAAGTCCACCGAGGACTGCGTCGCCCAGGCGATCGCCGAATATGTCGAGAATTGGGAGGCCTATCACCGGGCGGTGGATGCGCTGCGCGAGGACGAACCCCGGCCGATTCTGACGGAGGCGCCCCTGTGA